In a single window of the Streptomyces sp. HUAS ZL42 genome:
- a CDS encoding glycoside hydrolase family 16 protein, translating to MSETSGIHRRRRPLRRALVAVLGTLGLAAAAATAVVPSANASAPTPPSGWTQVFLDDFNGAAGSGVNTSNWQYDTGTSYPGGPANWGTGEVETMTNSTSNVSLDGNGNLRITPLRDSAGNWTSGRIETTRTDFQPPSGGKLRVEARIQMPNVTGTAAEGYWPAFWMLGAPYRGNYQNWPSVGELDIMENVQGLNRVWATLHCGTNPGGPCNETSGIGNYTACPGSTCQSGFHTYSMEWDRSVSPEAIRFYVDGTNYHTVTANQVDATTWANATNHGFFVILNVAMGGAFPDAFGGGLDSGTEPGHPMVVDYVQVLSASGSGTTPPPSGNRDAYSAIQAESYDSQSGVSTETTSDTGGGSNIGYLAGGDWALYKGVNFGSTAATQFYARVASGAASGVSGLVEVRLDSRTSTPIGSFALANTGGWQSWRTVPANISSVTGTHDVYLTFTSGQPADFVNVNWFNFGH from the coding sequence ATGAGTGAAACCTCCGGCATACACCGCAGACGGCGTCCGCTGCGGCGGGCGCTCGTCGCCGTGCTCGGCACCCTCGGCCTGGCGGCGGCCGCCGCCACGGCCGTCGTCCCGTCCGCGAACGCCTCCGCCCCCACTCCCCCGTCGGGCTGGACGCAGGTCTTCCTCGACGACTTCAACGGCGCGGCCGGCTCCGGCGTCAACACCTCCAACTGGCAGTACGACACCGGGACTTCGTATCCGGGCGGCCCCGCCAACTGGGGCACCGGCGAGGTCGAGACGATGACGAACAGCACCAGCAACGTCTCGCTCGACGGCAACGGCAACCTGCGCATCACCCCGCTGCGCGACTCGGCCGGCAACTGGACCTCGGGCCGCATCGAAACCACCCGCACGGACTTCCAGCCCCCGTCCGGCGGAAAGCTGCGCGTGGAGGCCCGCATCCAGATGCCGAACGTCACCGGCACGGCGGCCGAGGGCTACTGGCCGGCGTTCTGGATGCTGGGCGCGCCCTACCGCGGCAACTACCAGAACTGGCCGAGCGTCGGCGAACTGGACATCATGGAGAACGTCCAGGGCCTGAACCGCGTGTGGGCCACGCTGCACTGCGGCACCAACCCCGGCGGCCCGTGCAACGAGACCAGCGGTATCGGCAACTACACGGCGTGTCCGGGCTCGACGTGCCAGTCGGGCTTCCACACCTACTCCATGGAGTGGGACCGCTCCGTGAGCCCCGAGGCGATCCGCTTCTACGTCGACGGCACCAACTACCACACGGTGACCGCGAACCAGGTGGACGCGACGACCTGGGCCAACGCCACCAACCACGGCTTCTTCGTCATCTTGAACGTGGCGATGGGCGGCGCCTTCCCGGACGCGTTCGGCGGCGGCCTGGACAGCGGCACCGAGCCCGGTCACCCGATGGTCGTGGACTACGTCCAGGTGCTCTCGGCCAGCGGGAGCGGTACCACGCCTCCGCCGTCCGGCAACCGCGACGCGTACAGCGCCATCCAGGCCGAGTCCTACGACAGCCAGTCCGGCGTGAGCACCGAGACCACCTCGGACACCGGCGGCGGCTCGAACATCGGGTATCTCGCAGGCGGCGACTGGGCGCTCTACAAGGGTGTCAACTTCGGCTCCACGGCGGCCACGCAGTTCTACGCCCGGGTCGCGAGCGGTGCCGCGTCGGGCGTCAGCGGTCTGGTGGAGGTGCGCCTGGACAGCCGTACCAGCACACCCATCGGCAGCTTCGCGCTGGCCAATACGGGCGGCTGGCAGTCGTGGCGGACGGTCCCCGCGAACATCAGCTCCGTGACCGGCACGCACGATGTCTATCTGACCTTCACCAGCGGCCAGCCCGCCGACTTCGTGAACGTGAACTGGTTCAACTTCGGTCACTGA
- a CDS encoding MFS transporter, producing the protein MRDGHGRRSHIRLGLRANLAQFSLLVVVNALIGGMLGQERTVLPLLADDVFHLSAYTAALTYILAFGTTKAVTNFFAGTLSDRHGRKPVLLAGQLVAVPVPAMLAWGPSWGWIVAANVLLGVNQGLTWSTTVIMKIDLAGPERRGLAMGLNEAAGYGAVAATAMATGAVAEHAGLRPEPFLLGAAYLVLGLSAFAVRETREHARAEAALHPVQAPAELELTTAQVARRTSLTDRALSAASQAGLVNNLNDALA; encoded by the coding sequence GTGCGTGACGGCCACGGCCGCCGGTCCCACATACGGCTCGGTCTGCGCGCCAACCTCGCCCAGTTCAGTCTGCTGGTCGTCGTCAACGCCCTGATCGGCGGCATGCTCGGCCAGGAGCGCACGGTCCTTCCGCTGCTCGCCGACGACGTCTTCCATCTGTCCGCCTACACGGCGGCCCTCACCTACATCCTGGCCTTCGGCACGACGAAGGCGGTCACCAACTTCTTCGCCGGCACCCTCTCCGACCGCCACGGCCGCAAGCCCGTCCTGCTCGCCGGCCAGCTGGTCGCAGTGCCCGTGCCCGCGATGCTGGCCTGGGGCCCGTCCTGGGGATGGATCGTCGCCGCGAACGTCCTGCTCGGGGTCAACCAGGGACTGACCTGGTCCACCACCGTCATCATGAAGATCGACCTGGCCGGTCCGGAGCGGCGCGGTCTGGCCATGGGCCTCAACGAGGCGGCCGGTTACGGCGCGGTCGCCGCCACGGCGATGGCCACCGGCGCCGTCGCCGAGCACGCCGGGCTGCGTCCCGAGCCCTTCCTGCTCGGCGCCGCCTACCTGGTCCTGGGCCTGTCGGCCTTCGCGGTCCGCGAGACCCGCGAACACGCCCGCGCCGAGGCCGCCCTGCACCCCGTACAGGCCCCTGCCGAGCTGGAGTTGACCACCGCGCAAGTCGCACGCCGGACCAGTCTCACCGACCGGGCGCTGTCGGCGGCCAGTCAGGCGGGCCTGGTCAACAACCTCAACGACGCCCTCGCCTAG
- a CDS encoding LamG-like jellyroll fold domain-containing protein yields the protein MKVWTHLTGVFDTQRDEDPTNDTIQLFVNGRPQGNPVVLHAANAAYAPGASSAGMMFGRSKAGDYFSGRIDEVVVWQRELTSGQVREDSAMMQGSVPATELVAHWNATDAANGMVTPQTQSKYAAGAMSLAASGVVADVESDTLVFDGESGAMTTQGPVVDETGSFTVTAFVQLDSAKLAAKPVGYRGQVFGQRAASGAESSWAIWVEKLPDDLYMWSFGRTATDAGGNVTESASIPVLEPAELDTPVQVTGVFNATEARGSGYGDTHLFVTTVEKPQEGNSAFSTPVQGSGELAVGRGSANGTTGHYLPGAVAEVRIWVGAMTANEVSERVLGSNPDVD from the coding sequence GTGAAGGTGTGGACGCACCTGACTGGTGTCTTCGACACCCAGCGCGACGAAGACCCGACGAACGACACGATCCAGCTGTTTGTCAATGGCCGCCCTCAAGGTAACCCGGTCGTGCTGCACGCCGCTAACGCTGCCTACGCCCCGGGGGCGTCGTCGGCGGGCATGATGTTCGGCCGGTCGAAGGCCGGCGATTACTTCTCCGGTCGCATTGACGAGGTCGTCGTGTGGCAGCGAGAACTCACGTCGGGCCAGGTGCGTGAGGACAGTGCCATGATGCAGGGCAGCGTGCCGGCGACGGAGCTGGTCGCTCACTGGAACGCCACCGATGCCGCGAACGGCATGGTGACCCCACAGACCCAGTCCAAGTACGCGGCGGGTGCCATGAGCCTTGCCGCCAGCGGTGTTGTTGCGGATGTTGAGAGCGACACCCTGGTCTTCGATGGCGAGTCCGGTGCCATGACCACTCAGGGGCCGGTTGTCGACGAGACCGGTTCGTTCACTGTGACGGCGTTTGTACAGCTGGACAGCGCAAAGCTCGCGGCCAAGCCGGTGGGCTACCGGGGCCAGGTCTTCGGCCAGCGGGCGGCATCGGGGGCCGAGTCGTCGTGGGCCATCTGGGTCGAGAAGCTCCCCGACGACCTGTACATGTGGAGCTTTGGCCGCACTGCCACCGACGCCGGCGGCAACGTGACCGAGTCGGCGTCGATACCGGTCCTCGAACCCGCTGAATTGGACACGCCGGTGCAAGTGACGGGCGTCTTCAATGCCACTGAGGCCAGGGGCTCCGGATATGGAGACACACACCTCTTCGTGACCACGGTGGAGAAGCCGCAGGAGGGCAACTCAGCGTTCAGCACACCGGTTCAAGGCAGTGGTGAGCTCGCGGTCGGTCGGGGCTCTGCGAACGGGACCACGGGCCACTACCTTCCCGGCGCTGTCGCAGAAGTTCGCATCTGGGTCGGGGCGATGACTGCGAACGAGGTCAGCGAGAGGGTCCTGGGCAGCAACCCGGACGTGGATTAG
- a CDS encoding MFS transporter, giving the protein MLFAAHGLTVGQIGILAALYPAVWGAGQLVTGWWSDHVGRKALVTAGTLLQAAAIGLVAAATTFPVWASAQILLCVGTALVYPTLLAVVGDVAHPAWRARAVGVYRLWRDGGFAVGALLAGLLADAYSLTTAIWTVAALTALSGLLVAVRMYETRPRTHKTQP; this is encoded by the coding sequence CTGCTCTTCGCGGCCCACGGTCTGACGGTCGGGCAGATCGGGATCCTTGCCGCCCTGTACCCGGCCGTGTGGGGCGCGGGCCAGCTGGTCACCGGCTGGTGGTCCGATCACGTCGGCCGCAAGGCCCTGGTGACCGCGGGCACGCTGCTCCAGGCCGCCGCCATCGGCCTCGTCGCCGCCGCAACCACGTTCCCCGTCTGGGCGAGCGCCCAGATCCTGCTCTGCGTCGGCACCGCGCTCGTCTACCCCACCCTGCTCGCCGTCGTCGGCGACGTGGCTCACCCCGCCTGGCGCGCCCGGGCCGTCGGCGTGTACCGCCTGTGGCGCGACGGCGGCTTCGCCGTGGGTGCGCTGCTCGCCGGCCTCCTGGCCGACGCGTACAGCCTCACGACGGCGATCTGGACGGTCGCCGCACTGACGGCCCTCTCGGGCCTGCTCGTCGCGGTGCGCATGTACGAGACGCGGCCACGCACGCACAAGACACAGCCGTAG
- the zwf gene encoding glucose-6-phosphate dehydrogenase has protein sequence MNSVPEVTAPEVTAAGLGWSNPLRDPRDRRLPRIAGPSGLVIFGVTGDLSRKKLMPAVYDLANRGLLPPGFSLVGFARRDWEDEDFAQIVHDAVREHARTEFREEVWQQLSEGMRFIPGDFDDDTAFKQLREAVEELDASRGTGGNFAFYLSVPPKFFPKVVQQLKKHGLANAPVGSWRRAVIEKPFGHDLASARELNAIVHDVFEPDQVFRIDHYLGKETVQNILALRFANQMFEPIWNRSYVDHVQITMAEDIGIGGRAGYYDGIGSARDVIQNHLLQLMALTAMEEPASFDAASLLMEKLKVLKAVKLPDDIGRHTVRGQYAAAWQGGERVRGYLEEDGIDPASTTDTYAAVKLNVDNRRWAGVPFYLRTGKRLGRRVTEIAVVFQRAPHSPFDSTATEELGQNAVVIRVQPDEGMTVRFGSKVPGTSMEIRDVTMDFAYGESFTESSPEAYERLILDVLLGDANLFPRHQEVEESWKILDPIEEHWATHGRPAQYASGSWGPEEADEMLARDGRSWRRP, from the coding sequence ATGAACTCGGTCCCGGAAGTGACGGCCCCTGAGGTGACGGCTGCCGGCCTCGGCTGGTCCAACCCGCTCCGCGACCCCCGCGACCGCCGCCTCCCCCGGATCGCGGGCCCGTCCGGGCTCGTCATCTTCGGCGTCACCGGCGACCTGTCCCGCAAGAAGCTGATGCCGGCCGTCTACGACCTCGCCAACCGCGGCCTGCTGCCGCCGGGCTTCTCGCTCGTCGGCTTCGCCCGGCGCGACTGGGAGGACGAGGACTTCGCGCAGATCGTGCACGACGCCGTGCGCGAGCATGCGCGCACGGAGTTCCGCGAGGAGGTCTGGCAGCAGCTCTCCGAGGGCATGCGGTTCATCCCCGGCGACTTCGACGACGACACGGCGTTCAAGCAGCTGCGCGAAGCGGTCGAGGAGCTCGACGCCTCCCGCGGCACCGGCGGCAACTTCGCCTTCTACCTCTCCGTACCGCCGAAGTTCTTCCCGAAGGTCGTCCAGCAGCTGAAGAAGCACGGCCTCGCGAACGCGCCGGTGGGTTCCTGGCGGCGCGCGGTCATCGAGAAGCCGTTCGGCCACGACCTGGCGAGCGCCCGCGAGCTGAACGCGATCGTGCACGACGTGTTCGAGCCGGACCAGGTGTTCCGCATCGACCACTACCTGGGCAAGGAGACCGTCCAGAACATACTGGCGCTGCGCTTCGCGAACCAGATGTTCGAGCCGATCTGGAACCGCTCGTACGTCGACCATGTGCAGATCACGATGGCCGAGGACATCGGCATCGGTGGCCGGGCCGGCTACTACGACGGCATCGGCTCGGCCCGGGACGTCATCCAGAACCATCTCCTTCAGCTGATGGCCCTCACCGCGATGGAGGAGCCCGCCTCCTTCGACGCGGCGTCGCTGCTGATGGAGAAGCTGAAGGTCCTCAAGGCCGTGAAGCTGCCCGACGACATCGGCAGGCACACCGTGCGCGGCCAGTACGCGGCCGCCTGGCAGGGCGGCGAGAGGGTGCGCGGCTACCTCGAGGAGGACGGCATCGACCCGGCCTCGACGACGGACACGTACGCCGCCGTCAAGCTGAACGTCGACAACCGCCGCTGGGCGGGCGTCCCCTTCTATCTGCGCACCGGCAAGCGGCTGGGCCGCCGGGTGACGGAGATCGCGGTCGTCTTCCAGCGCGCCCCGCACTCCCCCTTCGACTCCACCGCCACCGAGGAGCTCGGCCAGAACGCCGTCGTCATCCGGGTCCAGCCCGACGAGGGCATGACGGTCCGGTTCGGCTCCAAGGTGCCGGGCACCTCGATGGAGATCCGGGACGTGACGATGGACTTCGCCTACGGCGAGTCGTTCACGGAGTCCAGCCCCGAGGCGTACGAACGTCTCATTCTGGACGTACTCCTCGGCGACGCCAATTTGTTCCCCCGTCACCAGGAAGTGGAAGAGTCCTGGAAGATCCTCGACCCGATCGAGGAGCACTGGGCGACGCACGGCAGGCCCGCGCAGTACGCGTCGGGCAGCTGGGGACCCGAGGAAGCCGACGAGATGCTCGCACGAGACGGACGGAGCTGGCGCAGGCCATGA
- a CDS encoding rhodanese-like domain-containing protein has protein sequence MGFADDHLIPLVDRGLGNSAYLVDLGDGRALAVDASRDLRALRTEAARRGLTVAFAADTHLHADFLTGALQLAFDDGATVLASAAGHRAFPHSALTDGDEVDLGGLTLRALATPGHTDEHLSYLLLDGSRELGVFTGGSLIVGSAARTDLLGVDRAEELARAQYRSLHRLARLPDATAVWPTHGAGSFCSAPPGAERTTTVGAQKRANALLAAPDEDTFVRELLGSLGSYPAYFGRLAEINRRGPEVLTDVPVLPPLTGSEARGLLGLGAEVVDVRPVKDFAAGHVPGAVSIHLRDQFATWLGWLFPAGTPLVFVTAPGLDLADLTWQALKIGYDRMCGHLTMDAWTADGGEQETVELVAADRIGDRPVLDIRQQSEWEAGHVPGAIGIELGELPDHTDAAPSGAVVHCGRGERAMTAASLLQRAGHQDLAVLEGGPDDWAKATGRRLEEGA, from the coding sequence ATGGGCTTCGCCGACGACCACCTGATCCCGCTGGTCGACCGCGGGCTGGGCAACAGTGCCTATCTCGTCGATCTCGGCGACGGCCGCGCCCTCGCGGTGGACGCGAGCCGGGACCTGCGCGCCCTGCGGACGGAGGCCGCCCGGCGCGGGCTGACCGTCGCCTTCGCCGCCGACACGCATCTGCACGCCGACTTCCTCACCGGCGCGCTGCAACTCGCGTTCGACGACGGGGCGACGGTGCTGGCCTCCGCCGCCGGGCACCGCGCCTTCCCGCACTCCGCGCTCACCGACGGCGACGAGGTGGACCTGGGCGGGCTGACCCTGCGCGCGCTGGCCACCCCCGGCCACACCGACGAGCACCTGTCCTACCTGCTCCTCGACGGCTCGCGGGAGCTGGGCGTGTTCACCGGCGGTTCACTCATCGTGGGCTCGGCCGCCCGCACCGACCTGCTGGGTGTCGACCGGGCGGAGGAGCTGGCCCGCGCCCAGTACCGGTCCCTGCACCGGCTGGCCCGGCTCCCGGACGCGACCGCGGTGTGGCCCACGCACGGCGCCGGTTCCTTCTGCTCCGCGCCGCCGGGCGCCGAACGCACCACCACCGTCGGCGCCCAGAAGCGGGCCAACGCGTTGCTCGCGGCGCCGGACGAGGACACGTTCGTACGTGAGCTGCTCGGCAGCCTCGGCTCCTATCCCGCGTACTTCGGCCGACTGGCCGAGATCAACCGGCGCGGGCCCGAGGTTCTGACGGACGTCCCGGTTCTCCCCCCGCTCACGGGATCCGAGGCGCGCGGCCTGCTCGGCCTTGGGGCGGAGGTCGTGGACGTACGGCCGGTGAAGGACTTCGCCGCCGGGCACGTCCCGGGCGCCGTCTCCATCCACCTGCGCGACCAGTTCGCCACCTGGCTGGGCTGGCTGTTCCCGGCCGGCACCCCGCTCGTCTTCGTCACCGCGCCCGGCCTGGACCTCGCCGACCTGACCTGGCAGGCCCTGAAGATCGGGTACGACCGGATGTGCGGTCACCTGACCATGGACGCCTGGACGGCCGACGGAGGCGAGCAGGAGACCGTCGAACTCGTCGCAGCCGACCGCATCGGCGACCGGCCCGTGCTCGACATCCGTCAGCAGTCGGAGTGGGAAGCCGGGCACGTCCCGGGCGCGATCGGCATCGAACTCGGTGAACTGCCCGATCACACGGATGCCGCACCGTCCGGCGCCGTCGTGCACTGCGGACGGGGCGAGCGCGCGATGACGGCCGCGAGTCTCCTGCAGCGCGCGGGGCATCAGGACCTCGCCGTCCTCGAGGGCGGTCCGGACGACTGGGCCAAGGCCACCGGGCGCCGGCTCGAGGAGGGTGCGTGA
- the tal gene encoding transaldolase: MITVTEATATAGVLKRLSDEGVSIWLDDLSRRRIESGNLAELVRNRHVVGVTTNPSIFQAAIGSGEGYEEQLADLAVRGVTVDEAVRMMTTADVRAAADLLRPVYDATGGRDGRVSIEVDPRLAHDTRATVAEAKQLTWLVDRPNVMIKIPATKAGLPAITEVIGLGISVNVTLIFSLERYREVMAAYLAGLEKALAKGLDLSAVHSVASFFVSRVDTEVDKRLTVLGTDEAVALKGRAALANARLAYEAFEEVFGSAGNSTRHGERWTALVAARANKQRPLWASTGVKDPAYKDTLYVDDLVAPGTVNTMPEATLNATADHGVITGDTVTGGYVQARADLAAVEQLGISYDEVVQQLEDEGVAKFEVAWQGLLDAVTKALDSKGVDGE; this comes from the coding sequence ATGATCACTGTGACCGAAGCGACCGCGACAGCGGGAGTACTCAAGCGCCTGTCCGACGAGGGCGTCTCGATCTGGCTGGACGACCTGTCGCGCAGGCGCATCGAGTCCGGCAACCTCGCCGAACTCGTGCGGAACAGGCACGTGGTGGGCGTCACCACCAACCCGTCCATCTTCCAGGCCGCCATCGGCTCCGGCGAGGGCTACGAGGAGCAACTCGCCGACCTGGCCGTGCGGGGCGTCACGGTCGACGAGGCCGTACGGATGATGACCACCGCCGACGTCCGCGCCGCCGCCGACCTCCTGCGGCCCGTGTACGACGCGACGGGCGGCCGGGACGGCCGGGTCTCCATCGAGGTGGACCCGCGGCTGGCCCACGACACCCGGGCGACCGTCGCCGAGGCCAAGCAGCTCACCTGGCTGGTCGACCGCCCCAACGTCATGATCAAGATCCCGGCGACGAAGGCCGGCCTCCCGGCGATCACCGAGGTCATCGGCCTCGGCATCAGCGTCAACGTCACGCTGATCTTCTCCCTGGAGCGCTACCGCGAGGTCATGGCGGCGTACCTGGCGGGCCTCGAGAAGGCCCTCGCAAAGGGCCTCGACCTCTCAGCCGTCCACTCCGTCGCCTCCTTCTTCGTCTCCCGCGTCGACACCGAGGTCGACAAGCGCCTGACGGTCCTCGGCACGGACGAGGCAGTGGCGCTGAAGGGCAGGGCCGCCCTGGCCAACGCGCGGCTCGCCTACGAGGCGTTCGAGGAGGTGTTCGGCTCCGCCGGCAATTCGACACGGCACGGTGAGCGCTGGACCGCCCTCGTCGCCGCCCGGGCCAACAAGCAGCGTCCGCTGTGGGCCTCCACCGGGGTGAAGGACCCGGCGTACAAGGACACGCTCTACGTCGACGACCTGGTCGCGCCCGGCACGGTCAACACGATGCCCGAGGCCACCTTGAACGCGACCGCGGACCACGGCGTCATCACCGGCGACACCGTCACCGGCGGCTACGTGCAGGCCCGCGCCGACCTCGCGGCCGTCGAACAGCTCGGCATCTCCTACGACGAGGTCGTGCAGCAGCTGGAGGACGAGGGCGTCGCCAAGTTCGAGGTGGCCTGGCAGGGCCTGCTGGACGCCGTCACGAAGGCACTGGACAGCAAGGGAGTTGATGGGGAATGA
- a CDS encoding helix-turn-helix domain-containing protein, with product MADIHTQDGAGSDGIRTFPFPVELSVSGVGMHVGPMGTEHTWHTDSSRELERVHRIDFHVVMFFDDGPVRHMIDFAEYEANAGDVLWIRPGQVHRFSRTSEYRGTVLAMQPGFLPRATVEATGLYRYDLPPLLHPDEPGLAGLQAALAQLRREYEDTATLPLSLHTAVLRHSLTAFLLRLAHLAASSEEAARSQADTTFTLFRDAVEKGFATNHSVSAYADALGYSRRTLVRAVRAATGETPKGFIDKRVVLEAKRLLAHTDLPIGRIGAAVGFPDAANFSKFFHQHTDMTPAAFRSELH from the coding sequence ATGGCGGACATACACACCCAAGACGGAGCGGGGAGTGACGGGATCCGAACCTTCCCCTTCCCCGTCGAGCTGAGCGTCTCCGGCGTCGGTATGCATGTGGGCCCGATGGGCACCGAGCACACCTGGCACACCGATTCCTCCCGGGAGCTGGAGCGCGTCCACCGCATCGACTTCCACGTCGTGATGTTCTTCGACGACGGCCCGGTACGCCACATGATCGACTTCGCCGAGTACGAGGCGAACGCCGGCGACGTCCTGTGGATACGCCCGGGCCAGGTGCACCGCTTCTCGCGAACCAGCGAGTACCGCGGAACCGTCCTGGCCATGCAACCCGGCTTTCTGCCCCGCGCCACGGTGGAGGCCACCGGGCTCTACCGCTACGACCTGCCGCCGCTGCTCCACCCCGACGAGCCCGGGCTCGCCGGCCTTCAGGCGGCGCTCGCCCAGCTCCGGCGCGAGTACGAGGACACCGCGACTCTCCCCCTGAGCCTGCACACGGCGGTCCTGCGCCACTCGCTGACGGCGTTCCTGCTCCGCCTGGCCCACCTGGCGGCGAGCTCGGAGGAGGCGGCGCGCAGCCAGGCGGACACGACGTTCACCCTCTTCCGGGACGCGGTGGAGAAGGGCTTCGCCACCAACCACAGCGTCAGCGCCTACGCCGACGCCCTCGGCTACTCCCGCCGCACCCTCGTCCGGGCCGTCCGCGCCGCCACCGGCGAGACACCCAAGGGCTTCATCGACAAGCGCGTCGTCCTGGAGGCCAAGCGGCTCCTGGCCCACACGGACCTGCCGATCGGCCGCATCGGCGCGGCGGTCGGCTTCCCGGACGCGGCCAACTTCTCCAAGTTCTTCCACCAGCACACGGACATGACGCCGGCGGCGTTCCGGTCGGAGCTGCACTGA
- the tkt gene encoding transketolase: MSTQTPGSFDWTELDRRAVDTARLLAADAVQRVGNGHPGTAMSLAPAAYTIFQKVMRHDPADPEWTGRDRFVLSPGHTSLTLYTQLFLAGYELELDDLKAFRTHGSMTPGHPEYGHTAGVETTTGPLGQGAANAVGMAMAARFERGLFDPDAPEGESPFDHTIWAIVSDGDLEEGVSAEASSLAGHQKLGNLVFLYDDNHISIEGDTATAFSEDVLKRYEAYGWHVQRIEPEENGDVDVHALYAALRAAQAETARPSIIAMRTIIAWPAPNARNTEASHGSALGEEEIAATKRVLGFDPEKTFEVADEVLAHTRAALDRGAEAHAAWDKQLDKWRGANSERAQLFDRIVAGQLPEGWEDALPVFEEGKAVATRAASGKVLQSLGAVIPELWGGSADLAGSNNTTIDKASSFLPKGNPLPEADPYGRTVHFGIREFSMAAEMNGIALHGNTRVYGGTFLVFSDYMRNAVRMSALMQLPVTYVWTHDSIGLGEDGPTHQPIEHLASLRAIPGLNIVRPADANETAIAWAEILRRHATDPAPHGLALTRQGVPTYAPNPDAAKGGYVLKESSKETPDVVLIATGSEVRLAVAAREQLEAEGIGTRVVSMPSVEWFEEQPREYRESVLPPSVRARVAVEAGIALTWYRYTGDAGRIVSLERFGASADAKTLFAEFGFTPENVVAVAKAAINSTTGLAAARG; encoded by the coding sequence ATGAGCACGCAGACACCGGGCAGCTTCGACTGGACCGAACTCGACCGGCGTGCCGTCGACACCGCACGCCTCCTGGCCGCGGATGCCGTACAGCGGGTCGGGAACGGTCACCCGGGCACCGCGATGAGCCTGGCACCGGCCGCCTACACGATCTTTCAGAAGGTGATGCGTCACGATCCCGCCGATCCGGAGTGGACCGGCCGTGACCGCTTCGTCCTCTCCCCCGGCCACACCTCGCTCACCCTCTACACCCAGCTCTTCCTCGCCGGCTACGAGCTGGAACTCGACGACCTGAAGGCCTTCCGGACCCATGGTTCGATGACGCCCGGCCACCCCGAGTACGGGCACACGGCCGGCGTCGAGACGACGACCGGGCCGCTCGGCCAGGGTGCCGCCAACGCCGTCGGCATGGCGATGGCCGCCCGCTTCGAGCGCGGCCTGTTCGACCCGGACGCCCCCGAGGGCGAGTCCCCGTTCGACCACACCATCTGGGCGATCGTCTCCGACGGCGACCTCGAGGAGGGCGTCTCCGCCGAGGCCTCCTCCCTCGCCGGCCACCAGAAGCTCGGCAACCTCGTCTTCCTCTACGACGACAACCACATCTCCATCGAGGGCGACACCGCGACGGCCTTCTCCGAGGACGTGCTGAAGCGATACGAGGCGTACGGCTGGCACGTGCAGCGGATCGAGCCGGAGGAGAACGGCGACGTCGACGTGCACGCGCTGTACGCGGCGCTCCGGGCGGCGCAGGCCGAGACCGCGCGCCCCTCGATCATCGCGATGCGGACGATCATCGCCTGGCCGGCTCCGAACGCGCGCAACACCGAGGCCTCCCACGGCTCGGCGCTCGGCGAGGAGGAGATCGCCGCCACCAAGCGCGTCCTCGGCTTCGACCCCGAGAAGACCTTCGAGGTCGCGGACGAAGTCCTCGCCCACACTCGCGCCGCCCTCGACCGGGGCGCCGAGGCGCACGCCGCCTGGGACAAGCAGCTCGACAAGTGGCGCGGCGCCAACTCCGAGCGCGCCCAGCTCTTCGACCGGATCGTGGCAGGTCAGCTGCCCGAGGGCTGGGAGGACGCCCTGCCGGTCTTCGAGGAGGGCAAGGCGGTCGCCACCCGCGCCGCCTCCGGCAAGGTGCTCCAGTCGCTCGGCGCCGTCATCCCCGAACTGTGGGGCGGCTCCGCCGACCTCGCCGGCTCGAACAACACCACCATCGACAAGGCGTCGTCCTTCCTGCCGAAGGGCAACCCGCTGCCCGAGGCCGACCCGTACGGCCGTACGGTCCACTTCGGTATCCGCGAGTTCTCGATGGCCGCGGAGATGAACGGCATCGCCCTGCACGGCAACACCCGCGTCTACGGCGGCACGTTCCTGGTGTTCTCCGACTACATGCGCAACGCCGTCCGCATGTCCGCGCTGATGCAGCTGCCGGTCACCTACGTCTGGACGCACGACTCCATCGGCCTCGGCGAGGACGGCCCCACCCACCAGCCCATCGAGCACCTCGCCTCGCTTCGCGCCATCCCCGGCCTGAACATCGTCCGCCCGGCCGACGCCAACGAGACGGCGATCGCCTGGGCCGAGATCCTCAGGCGGCACGCCACCGACCCGGCCCCGCACGGCCTCGCGCTCACCCGCCAGGGTGTGCCGACGTACGCGCCCAACCCGGATGCGGCGAAGGGCGGTTACGTCCTGAAGGAGTCGTCGAAGGAAACCCCTGACGTCGTCCTCATCGCCACCGGCTCCGAGGTCCGGCTCGCGGTCGCCGCGCGCGAGCAGCTCGAGGCCGAGGGGATCGGCACGCGGGTGGTGTCGATGCCGTCCGTGGAGTGGTTCGAGGAGCAGCCGCGCGAGTACCGGGAGAGCGTCCTTCCGCCGTCCGTGCGGGCGCGCGTCGCCGTGGAGGCCGGGATCGCTCTGACGTGGTACCGGTACACGGGTGACGCGGGGCGCATCGTCTCCCTCGAACGCTTCGGCGCCTCCGCCGATGCGAAGACCCTGTTCGCCGAGTTCGGCTTCACCCCCGAGAACGTCGTCGCCGTAGCCAAGGCTGCAATCAATTCAACTACGGGCCTCGCCGCCGCCCGCGGTTGA